Proteins encoded within one genomic window of Episyrphus balteatus chromosome 1, idEpiBalt1.1, whole genome shotgun sequence:
- the LOC129921410 gene encoding uncharacterized protein LOC129921410: protein MDHKWVHLAAYSQVPPFAVVGGHDCDGTPIYVGRAYHEGDNLPAKVVPSKNNAYVCWGGREITKTHYEVLTGNHYRWIPCAAGSVPPNAVLAGNTVTGEPLYIGRGHWQGSLTVGKIHPSHHCLYIPFGGAEHRLDCYEVLTYEMSHHGHHPHHPSAPIIAVCPPALFPSVHTWLPASLTSMPPGAVVGGHDTDGSTIYVGRAHHDGEHLPCKVVPGKQSAYVSWGGKDIFKSNFEVLTGHGYHWITGHHHGEIPAAAVSTGRTRNGEPVYVGRGHHHGSLTPGKVHPYEYCVYIAYGGKEIKLKTYEILVKSF from the exons atgg ATCACAAATGGGTTCACTTAGCTGCCTACTCTCAAGTTCCACCTTTTGCTGTTGTCGGAGGACACGATTGTGATGGTACACCAATTTATGTTGGCCGTGCTTACCACGAAGGGGACAATCTACCAGCAAAAGTGGTTCCAAGTAAAAATAACGCCTACGTCTGCTGGGGTGGTCGCGAGATTACAAAGACTCACTATGAAGTCCTTACTGGCAACCACTATCGATGGATTCCATGTGCTGCCGGTTCAGTGCCACCAAATGCGGTTCTCGCCGGAAACACGGTCACTGGTGAGCCTCTCTACATTGGACGTGGCCATTGGCAAGGAAGTTTGACAGTTGGCAAGATTCATCCTTCCCACCATTGTCTGTACATTCCCTTTGGAGGAGCTGAACATCGTTTAGACTGTTACGAAGTTTTAACCTACGAAATGTCACATCACGGACATCATCCTCATCATCCATCAGCTCCAATAATTGCAGTTTGTCCACCGGCACTTTTTCCATCAGTTCACACTTGGTTACCAGCGTCGTTGACAAGTATGCCACCAGGAGCAGTTGTTGGTGGTCATGATACAGATGGCTCTACAATCTACGTTGGTCGAGCACACCATGATGGTGAACATCTGCCATGTAAAGTAGTTCCCGGCAAACAAAGTGCTTATGTTAGTTGGGGTGGCAAGGATATATTCAAGAGTAATTTTGAGGTCTTAACTGGTCATGGCTATCATTGGATAACTGGACATCATCATGGTGAAATTCCAGCTGCAGCTGTGTCAACTGGACGGACTCGCAATGGCGAGCCAGTTTATGTGGGACGTGGTCATCATCATGGATCGTTGACTCCTGGCAAGGTGCATCCTTATGAATATTGTGTTTATATTGCATATGGGGGCAAGGAAATCAAACTTAAAACTTATGAAATTCTTGTAAAGAGCTTTTAA